The proteins below come from a single Natrinema sp. DC36 genomic window:
- a CDS encoding acyl-CoA dehydrogenase family protein, which produces MDFALSQEQQMMQRLTKDICSDYPLDYWREKDEAEEFPHEIWDDLTEAGFTGLTVPQEYGGEGLGMEEVAAVGLALGRHGGGVSGPNLLTLGPVFGGISLNEHANEEQKERWLPEIADGAIVSLGLTEPDAGLDTAGIKTTADKDGDEYVLNGTKIWTTGAHVSDYIVTLARTSPMEDNSRHSGISLFVIPSDADGITVNKIDKLSMRCLGSCEVVFDDVRVSEANLLGEEDKGFYHVLRTLNTERIIWAAIPLAAGELALDMAVDYAKEREAFERPIGKNQGVQFPLAESKMELETAKLMIYNAASLYDKGEDCSMEANAAKFMGARAGFNACDQAIQTHGGMGFADEYHVERLFRDVRLARVAPVSDELVKSFVSTNVLDLPRSY; this is translated from the coding sequence ATGGATTTCGCTCTCTCCCAGGAGCAGCAGATGATGCAACGGTTGACGAAAGATATCTGTTCGGACTACCCTCTCGATTACTGGCGCGAGAAAGACGAGGCCGAGGAGTTCCCACATGAAATCTGGGACGATCTGACGGAAGCAGGGTTCACGGGTCTGACCGTGCCCCAAGAGTACGGCGGCGAAGGGCTCGGTATGGAGGAGGTCGCCGCGGTCGGGTTGGCCCTCGGGCGGCACGGCGGCGGCGTCAGCGGTCCAAACCTGCTCACACTCGGACCGGTGTTCGGCGGTATTTCGCTCAACGAACACGCCAACGAGGAACAGAAAGAGCGGTGGCTCCCGGAAATCGCCGACGGGGCCATCGTGTCGCTCGGACTCACGGAACCGGACGCGGGCCTCGACACGGCCGGGATCAAGACGACCGCCGATAAAGACGGCGACGAGTACGTCCTCAACGGGACAAAGATCTGGACGACGGGCGCACACGTCTCCGACTACATCGTCACCCTCGCGCGGACATCCCCGATGGAAGACAACTCCCGCCACAGCGGCATCTCGCTTTTCGTCATCCCGTCGGACGCCGACGGTATCACCGTCAACAAGATCGACAAACTCAGCATGCGGTGTCTGGGCTCCTGCGAGGTCGTCTTCGACGATGTCCGCGTGTCCGAAGCGAATCTGCTGGGCGAAGAGGACAAGGGGTTCTACCACGTCCTCAGGACGCTCAATACCGAGCGGATCATCTGGGCGGCGATCCCGCTAGCGGCCGGCGAACTGGCGCTGGATATGGCGGTCGACTACGCGAAAGAACGTGAAGCGTTCGAGCGTCCGATCGGGAAGAACCAGGGCGTCCAGTTCCCGCTAGCCGAGTCGAAGATGGAACTGGAAACGGCGAAACTCATGATCTACAATGCCGCCTCGCTGTACGACAAGGGTGAGGACTGCTCGATGGAGGCCAACGCCGCGAAATTCATGGGTGCCCGCGCCGGGTTCAACGCCTGTGACCAGGCGATCCAGACCCACGGTGGGATGGGCTTCGCCGACGAGTACCACGTCGAACGTCTCTTCCGCGACGTTCGGCTGGCACGCGTCGCGCCGGTCAGCGACGAGTTAGTCAAGTCGTTCGTCAGCACGAATGTCCTCGATCTCCCACGGTCGTACTGA
- a CDS encoding 2-oxo acid dehydrogenase subunit E2 — protein sequence MVQAVRMPMMGNTMETGLLVEWQVDEGNEVTDGRVLAEVESEKASADVHADQNGTLARVDVDAGESVPPGTVLGVVLGPGESIEDAPAPRSRVDHDTDDGDGSDTTGSATTPEETGADQSAGESDDLERAVPGARKLAGEHDVDLTAIDGNGPEGAILRSDVEAVLNEKEVDGDAVATVTSGRNFSSPSTRRLARELGVTLDDVEGQGIGGRVTESDVRAAAGQADRPAATGSTASSGTTANADPSSVTITDEEPLSGMRRTIADRMSRSAQQAPHVTLNREIDVERAFETAEELSGQRDASIGFTDLLVGASVRALVAYPVFNAWFEDKTIRYVAERNVAVAVDTDRGLLTPVIRSAEERSLAGIATERRRLTDTVLDGEHTMDDLQGGTFTITNLGMFGVDSFDPIINPPQVAILGVGRVREHGDGRTCTLSLSFDHRVVDGADAARFLDALTEGVESPSLVVADRSGSRVRTGDEASDDPATGERDIATVVMRDVAAHADEIAASHDWPVPDFEVALDGGQPSITVGSPNGSTPATTKRLLYAACRESAYADTITGLRDPEIVGL from the coding sequence ATGGTACAGGCAGTCCGGATGCCGATGATGGGTAACACGATGGAAACCGGTCTCCTCGTCGAGTGGCAAGTCGACGAAGGGAACGAAGTAACGGACGGGAGAGTCCTCGCAGAGGTCGAATCCGAGAAGGCGTCTGCGGACGTCCACGCCGATCAGAACGGGACGCTCGCACGGGTTGATGTCGACGCCGGGGAATCGGTGCCGCCGGGAACTGTCCTCGGCGTCGTGCTCGGCCCCGGCGAGAGCATAGAAGACGCACCCGCGCCCCGCAGTCGCGTCGACCACGACACGGACGACGGGGACGGGAGCGATACAACCGGCTCGGCAACGACACCCGAGGAGACAGGGGCTGACCAGTCCGCGGGCGAGAGTGACGATCTCGAACGGGCGGTACCGGGCGCGCGTAAATTGGCGGGGGAACACGATGTCGACCTCACAGCGATCGACGGCAACGGCCCCGAGGGCGCGATCCTCCGAAGCGACGTAGAGGCGGTCCTCAATGAGAAGGAGGTCGACGGTGATGCGGTCGCGACGGTCACTTCCGGACGCAATTTTTCGAGTCCGAGTACGCGGCGACTGGCTCGGGAACTCGGCGTCACTCTCGACGATGTCGAGGGACAGGGGATCGGTGGGCGTGTCACCGAGTCGGACGTTCGTGCCGCCGCCGGGCAGGCGGACCGGCCGGCGGCCACGGGGTCGACAGCGTCGAGCGGTACCACCGCGAACGCCGACCCGTCCAGCGTCACGATCACGGATGAAGAGCCCCTCTCGGGGATGCGCCGGACGATCGCCGACCGGATGTCCCGCTCCGCACAGCAGGCCCCCCACGTCACGCTCAACCGCGAGATCGACGTCGAACGGGCGTTCGAGACGGCCGAGGAACTGTCGGGCCAGCGGGACGCGAGTATCGGGTTCACCGACCTACTAGTCGGGGCGTCTGTCCGCGCACTCGTGGCGTATCCCGTGTTCAACGCCTGGTTCGAGGACAAAACGATCAGATACGTCGCCGAGCGTAACGTCGCGGTGGCCGTGGACACGGACAGGGGCCTGTTGACGCCAGTGATACGGTCGGCGGAAGAGCGGTCGTTAGCCGGAATCGCTACCGAGCGGCGACGGCTCACCGACACCGTCCTAGACGGGGAACACACGATGGACGACCTGCAGGGCGGAACCTTCACCATCACGAACCTCGGGATGTTCGGCGTAGATTCGTTCGATCCGATAATCAACCCGCCACAGGTCGCCATCCTAGGGGTTGGTCGGGTCCGCGAACACGGTGACGGGCGCACCTGTACACTCTCGCTGTCGTTTGATCACCGCGTGGTCGACGGCGCCGACGCCGCCCGGTTTTTGGACGCCCTCACCGAGGGCGTCGAGTCACCGTCGCTCGTCGTCGCGGACCGTTCGGGCAGTCGGGTGAGGACCGGTGACGAAGCGTCGGACGACCCTGCCACGGGGGAGCGCGACATCGCAACGGTCGTCATGCGCGACGTCGCGGCGCACGCGGACGAGATCGCCGCAAGCCACGACTGGCCGGTCCCCGACTTCGAGGTGGCCCTCGACGGCGGTCAGCCGTCGATCACGGTCGGTTCGCCCAACGGCTCGACGCCGGCAACAACGAAGCGACTCCTCTACGCTGCGTGCCGGGAGTCGGCGTACGCGGACACGATAACTGGCCTCAGGGACCCCGAAATCGTGGGGCTCTGA
- a CDS encoding VOC family protein, which produces MDAMHVVGIDRIVIATDDLDRTSGTLSDRLDIGFGELLSLTTKTSAGSHDLQSVIDDSGVGIDIVSSDSADSDDAVAKFVDEHGTGLYAMALQVADLDAARTDLAADGVDPVSEIAAGEFTEYLYHPRDFDGIFVFLAEFPHAYETNYRLEALRDQK; this is translated from the coding sequence ATGGACGCTATGCACGTAGTAGGCATTGATAGAATCGTGATCGCTACCGACGACCTCGACCGTACATCCGGCACGCTCTCGGACCGGCTTGACATCGGTTTCGGCGAGTTGCTTTCGTTGACGACCAAGACCTCTGCCGGCAGCCACGACCTCCAGAGCGTCATCGACGACAGCGGAGTCGGTATCGACATCGTCTCGTCTGACTCGGCCGATAGCGACGATGCGGTGGCGAAGTTCGTCGACGAACACGGCACCGGACTGTACGCGATGGCCCTCCAGGTCGCCGATCTCGACGCGGCACGGACAGACTTGGCGGCCGACGGCGTTGACCCCGTCAGCGAGATTGCGGCCGGCGAGTTCACCGAGTATCTCTACCATCCCCGCGACTTTGACGGGATTTTCGTGTTCCTCGCCGAGTTCCCCCACGCCTACGAGACGAACTACCGCCTAGAGGCGTTGCGCGACCAAAAATGA
- a CDS encoding AMP-binding protein, with translation MRQANFGYIVRKKSYYRPDAVAIVEQTTREEYTYAELERRSNSIAAELEARGVGKGDRISGLFRNSAEFFELFFATCKLGAVLAPFNYRLSPAELTYLNDDADPRLFVYEGVFEDTAAALPLDEVPAVRIGESDGDEQMAADDWNSFYERDPSEVEVAGAFEDPAVLLYTSGSTGRPKGVPISHKNLFFSSVSYVVDTELDSADVTVTSAPIFHVGGLNIFTLPLLHAGGTVILQQEFEPAETWEIMADYDVTKTFAVPTMLNSMIGVDGWQEYDLDALELVVGGGEPVPTELKEAFAEIDVPCIAAYGLTETTDGSLFLRPEVAMDKPPKCNGKTFTHVDAKVVNEDGEECPPGEAGELLHRGPTVTDGYLELPEKTAEAFDKDGWFHTGDIAEVDNDGFYHIHGRMDNMIITGGENVYPSEVEEALYSHDQVDEVVVIGVDDDQWGEIVKAVIATTDSEPIPDAELDEFLGNRLARFKHPKEVTFVDSLPKSGTGKIERQAVLDRHADQ, from the coding sequence ATGCGCCAAGCGAATTTCGGTTATATCGTTCGAAAGAAGTCGTACTATCGGCCAGACGCCGTGGCTATCGTCGAACAGACCACGCGCGAGGAATACACGTATGCGGAACTCGAACGGCGCTCGAATAGTATCGCGGCCGAACTCGAAGCCCGTGGCGTCGGCAAGGGCGACCGGATCAGTGGGCTCTTCCGCAACTCCGCGGAGTTCTTCGAGCTGTTCTTCGCGACCTGCAAACTCGGCGCCGTCCTCGCCCCGTTCAACTACCGGCTGTCGCCTGCCGAACTCACGTATCTGAACGACGACGCCGACCCCAGACTGTTCGTCTACGAGGGTGTCTTCGAGGATACGGCTGCGGCACTGCCCCTCGACGAGGTACCGGCGGTTCGCATCGGCGAGTCCGATGGCGACGAGCAGATGGCGGCCGACGACTGGAACTCGTTCTACGAGCGCGATCCCAGCGAGGTCGAGGTGGCCGGCGCGTTCGAGGACCCGGCCGTGCTGCTGTACACTAGTGGCTCAACCGGGCGGCCGAAGGGCGTGCCCATCTCCCATAAGAACCTGTTTTTCTCGTCGGTGAGCTACGTCGTCGACACGGAACTCGACAGCGCTGACGTGACCGTGACCTCGGCCCCGATCTTCCACGTCGGTGGGCTCAACATCTTCACGCTCCCTCTGCTCCATGCGGGCGGGACGGTGATTCTCCAGCAAGAGTTCGAACCCGCCGAGACTTGGGAGATCATGGCCGACTACGACGTGACTAAGACCTTCGCCGTCCCGACGATGCTCAACTCGATGATCGGTGTCGACGGCTGGCAGGAGTACGACCTCGACGCGCTAGAATTGGTCGTCGGCGGCGGCGAACCGGTGCCGACCGAACTCAAGGAAGCGTTCGCGGAGATTGACGTTCCATGTATCGCGGCCTACGGCCTGACAGAGACAACCGACGGGTCACTGTTCCTCCGGCCTGAGGTCGCCATGGACAAACCGCCCAAGTGCAACGGGAAGACATTCACACACGTCGATGCGAAGGTCGTCAACGAGGACGGCGAGGAGTGCCCGCCGGGAGAGGCAGGGGAACTCCTCCATCGAGGTCCGACCGTCACCGACGGCTACCTCGAACTCCCTGAGAAGACCGCCGAGGCTTTCGATAAGGACGGCTGGTTCCATACCGGCGACATCGCCGAGGTCGACAATGACGGGTTCTATCACATCCACGGTCGCATGGACAACATGATCATCACCGGCGGGGAGAACGTCTATCCCTCCGAGGTTGAGGAAGCGCTGTACTCCCACGACCAGGTCGACGAGGTCGTGGTCATCGGCGTTGACGACGACCAGTGGGGTGAGATCGTCAAAGCCGTGATCGCGACAACGGACAGCGAGCCGATACCGGATGCGGAGCTCGACGAGTTCCTCGGCAACCGCCTCGCGCGGTTCAAACACCCGAAGGAAGTTACGTTCGTCGACTCGCTCCCGAAAAGCGGTACCGGGAAGATCGAGCGCCAAGCCGTCCTCGACCGTCACGCCGACCAGTAG
- a CDS encoding ABC transporter substrate-binding protein: MTNSGDSDSIMIGATIPESGPYGNIGKNQVKGVELAVKHANEDGDVNGTEVEVAFRDTQTDTQEATQVARELLRRENADFLAGNFSSSVALAIGELAQREDVIYTCVGGSNAITGSNCRSNVFNAGNSAVQQTSGGLKYVLDEGLGESVYEITADYSWGQSIQEWNETEIVPSYDDVEYIGNSFVEFGATDYSQAITDARNSGADIISFNLFASNHVQSARQADEYGLFEDFVCVWPATGIVEAEQIGSNILSKDNFYASAPWYWQHEAEAAQTFAESFQSEYGERPLGFSASMYTGVRTTLKAIDAAGGTETADIRDEMEDRELFPQLWGVGERFRACDHRATISTMTVQGRDPSEVDGQNFFEIINVPQNPEETQMRTCDQTGCSF; this comes from the coding sequence ATGACTAACAGCGGTGACTCGGATAGTATCATGATCGGGGCGACGATTCCAGAGAGCGGTCCGTACGGAAATATCGGCAAAAACCAGGTAAAAGGCGTTGAACTGGCCGTCAAGCACGCGAACGAGGACGGTGACGTAAATGGCACCGAAGTAGAAGTCGCGTTCCGCGACACCCAGACCGACACGCAGGAGGCGACCCAGGTCGCCCGCGAACTCCTCCGGAGGGAGAATGCGGACTTCCTCGCGGGGAACTTCTCTAGCAGCGTCGCGCTGGCGATCGGTGAACTGGCCCAGCGCGAAGACGTTATTTACACGTGTGTTGGTGGTAGTAACGCTATCACCGGGAGCAACTGCCGGTCGAACGTGTTTAACGCCGGGAACAGCGCGGTTCAGCAGACCAGCGGTGGCCTCAAGTATGTCCTCGACGAGGGGCTCGGAGAGAGCGTCTACGAGATCACAGCTGACTACTCCTGGGGACAGTCCATTCAGGAGTGGAACGAAACCGAGATCGTGCCCAGCTACGACGATGTCGAGTACATAGGTAACAGCTTCGTCGAGTTCGGTGCGACGGACTACTCGCAGGCAATCACCGACGCACGCAACTCTGGGGCCGACATCATCAGTTTCAACCTGTTCGCGTCGAACCACGTCCAAAGCGCCCGTCAGGCCGACGAATACGGCCTCTTCGAGGACTTTGTCTGTGTCTGGCCGGCCACGGGTATCGTCGAGGCCGAACAAATCGGGTCGAACATCCTGAGCAAAGACAACTTCTACGCGAGCGCACCGTGGTACTGGCAACACGAAGCGGAGGCCGCACAGACGTTTGCCGAGTCGTTCCAGAGCGAGTACGGCGAACGACCGCTTGGATTCTCCGCGAGCATGTATACGGGCGTTCGCACAACGCTCAAGGCGATCGACGCTGCCGGTGGCACGGAAACCGCGGACATCAGGGACGAGATGGAAGACCGCGAGCTGTTCCCTCAACTGTGGGGCGTCGGCGAGCGGTTCCGGGCCTGTGACCACCGAGCGACCATCTCGACCATGACGGTGCAGGGTCGGGACCCCTCCGAGGTCGACGGGCAGAACTTCTTCGAGATCATCAACGTTCCGCAGAACCCCGAGGAGACGCAGATGCGGACCTGCGACCAGACGGGCTGCTCGTTCTAA
- a CDS encoding branched-chain amino acid ABC transporter permease, whose product MADTLFVPLQIDYYAAQLFNGLVLGMILVLISLGLTIIFGLLGVINFAHGDLLLVGTYVSWTVMDASGSFLLGIGAALVATLALGMILERTLLRYTYGRHGALLQLLLTFGIAELVRGSVILIWGRTGKNFATPSWGSSSIDLILFTYPIYRVFVIVAAAVLIVAVYLFLNRTDLGLLIRAGTQDREMVDMLGIDVSRLYMLVFGIGVALAGTAGALIGPVRGAFPTLGIELLIPAFVVVVIGGLGSFRGSVVAGILIGELQVMTGVFYSEASQAIVFVFMALVLLVRPRGLFGQEGVVE is encoded by the coding sequence ATGGCGGATACGCTGTTCGTGCCGCTCCAGATCGATTACTACGCGGCTCAGTTGTTTAACGGGCTCGTACTAGGAATGATTCTCGTCCTCATCTCGCTGGGACTGACCATCATTTTCGGACTCCTCGGCGTGATCAACTTCGCACATGGGGATCTGCTGCTCGTCGGGACGTACGTATCCTGGACGGTGATGGACGCGAGCGGGAGCTTCCTGCTCGGCATCGGTGCAGCGCTAGTCGCGACCCTTGCACTCGGAATGATTTTGGAGCGGACGTTGCTCAGATACACGTACGGTCGGCACGGTGCACTGTTACAGCTGCTGCTGACGTTCGGTATCGCCGAACTCGTGCGCGGGTCGGTGATCCTCATCTGGGGTCGGACCGGGAAGAATTTCGCCACACCGTCGTGGGGAAGTAGTTCCATCGACCTTATACTATTCACGTACCCGATCTACCGGGTTTTCGTCATCGTCGCGGCCGCCGTGCTCATCGTCGCCGTCTACCTGTTCCTCAACCGGACGGACTTGGGGCTGCTCATCCGGGCCGGAACGCAGGACCGTGAGATGGTCGACATGCTCGGCATCGACGTGTCACGCCTCTACATGTTGGTGTTCGGTATCGGCGTCGCGCTCGCCGGGACAGCCGGTGCGCTCATCGGACCAGTGAGAGGCGCATTCCCGACGCTCGGCATCGAGTTACTGATACCCGCGTTCGTCGTCGTCGTTATCGGTGGGCTCGGGAGTTTCCGGGGCAGCGTCGTTGCGGGGATCCTCATCGGTGAACTCCAGGTCATGACTGGCGTGTTCTACTCGGAGGCGTCACAAGCGATCGTCTTCGTGTTCATGGCGCTGGTGTTACTGGTACGTCCACGAGGGCTGTTCGGACAGGAGGGTGTTGTCGAATGA